GTTCAACTGCCATGACTATTTTGACTAAGGCAAATGTTAATCCTGAAAAGAAAATCAGTGATTTGACCGAGGAGGAAGTTGCAAAAATCCGTTCGGTTATGACTGCAGATTTTAAAGTGGAAGGCGCTCTCAGAAGTGAAGTCCAGCAGAATATTAAAAGATTGATGGATATCGGTTCATATCGCGGCCTGCGTCATAGAAGAGGATTACCGGTAAGAGGTCAAAGAAC
This window of the Melioribacteraceae bacterium genome carries:
- the rpsM gene encoding 30S ribosomal protein S13, with the translated sequence MARIAGIDLPKQKKAFIGLTYIYGVGRSTAMTILTKANVNPEKKISDLTEEEVAKIRSVMTADFKVEGALRSEVQQNIKRLMDIGSYRGLRHRRGLPVRGQRTRTNSRTRKGKRKTVAGKKKTPAKK